One stretch of Candidatus Bathyarchaeia archaeon DNA includes these proteins:
- a CDS encoding helix-turn-helix domain-containing protein, with amino-acid sequence MKVDGMLVEQRRKERDFSIGKLAELVGVSRRTLYGYERGMAKASVASAYNLAKALGVPVAKPIDVLQPTQKQRALFTAKIKADHGGAAYAQKSIP; translated from the coding sequence GTGAAAGTTGATGGCATGCTGGTTGAGCAGCGGCGTAAAGAACGTGATTTTTCGATAGGAAAGCTTGCAGAGCTTGTTGGGGTTTCCCGCAGGACATTGTACGGCTACGAACGGGGAATGGCGAAGGCGTCAGTGGCTTCTGCCTACAACCTTGCAAAGGCACTTGGTGTTCCAGTTGCTAAACCCATAGACGTACTACAACCCACTCAAAAGCAACGGGCACTGTTTACTGCGAAAATCAAAGCGGACCATGGAGGAGCAGCGTATGCTCAAAAAAGTATTCCATAA
- a CDS encoding fibrillarin-like rRNA/tRNA 2'-O-methyltransferase produces MQIKVKPHPDFAEIFQVVLEDGAKRLATKNFALGRNVYGERLLRVGGVEYRVWDAFRSKLAGAILKGLKTVPFAAGHRVLYLGAASGTTPSHISDIVGEEGQVYCVEFAQRSLRDLVTNVVAYRTNMSPFLADARMPQKYSMFISGKMDELYCDIAQPEQAKVLADNADVFLKEGGWVLLAVKSQSIDVSKAPAEVYQMEAKVLKNRGFHVVQVVDLEPYDIAHAMIVAQR; encoded by the coding sequence GTGCAGATTAAAGTCAAACCGCATCCCGATTTTGCGGAAATCTTCCAGGTTGTTTTGGAGGATGGTGCGAAGCGGTTAGCTACGAAAAATTTTGCGCTTGGACGAAACGTGTACGGTGAGCGGCTGCTCCGTGTAGGCGGCGTAGAGTACCGTGTGTGGGACGCGTTTCGCAGCAAGCTGGCAGGCGCAATTCTGAAGGGGCTAAAGACGGTTCCGTTTGCGGCTGGACATCGTGTTTTGTATTTGGGTGCAGCTTCGGGAACCACACCAAGCCACATCAGCGACATAGTCGGCGAAGAGGGACAGGTTTACTGTGTAGAGTTTGCGCAGCGTAGCCTACGCGACTTGGTGACTAACGTGGTTGCTTACCGGACGAATATGTCGCCGTTTTTGGCTGATGCGCGTATGCCCCAAAAGTACAGCATGTTCATCTCGGGCAAAATGGACGAACTATACTGCGACATTGCACAACCTGAGCAAGCAAAGGTTTTGGCAGACAACGCCGACGTTTTCCTCAAGGAGGGCGGCTGGGTACTGCTGGCAGTAAAGTCCCAAAGCATTGACGTATCCAAAGCGCCCGCGGAGGTTTACCAGATGGAAGCCAAAGTACTCAAAAACCGCGGGTTCCACGTGGTGCAAGTGGTGGATTTGGAGCCGTATGATATTGCACACGCGATGATTGTGGCTCAAAGATAA
- a CDS encoding PAS domain S-box protein — protein MPHVNNGSEGWLCSPENSFLSQLFANMMDGFAYCRVVFDSAGKAVNYVFLEVNSAFERLTGLKRVDILGKTVTDALLGTGKDPCEWIRVGEKATTTGKPAKFEACDTATGKWFSVSGFSLKKGYLVAIFEDITERRKLETSLRESERRLKRSQEIAHLGSWELDLVTRKLTWSDEVYRIFGLKPQAFEATYDAFLAAVYPDDRKKVDAAYCGSLSDDGNVYEVLHRIVRNDTGEVRYVHEKCEHIRDASGVVVRSVGMVHDVTEQKKAEQKLADSLKRERFLADLVRKTSVAVGVAYPDGRLGLVNSAFQELTGYSAQELKDIRWTDVLTPPEWWELEAQKLAQLQQTKTPVKYEKEYLRKDGSRVPIELVVHPFFDEAGRVTHYFGFITDITQRKKAEADLRESEVKYRTVADFNYDWEYWIAPDGKFVYVSPSCERITGYRADEFLQDPELFTKIILSQDKTKLGDHFDLLESGTPHELDFRIVTRDECIRWISHDCQTVYDDKGKWLGRRASNRDITERKHSEEALLKLNRHLRAISNSTQALMYAKTEEAYANKICDILINDCGYVLVWVGFAENNEAKTVRPIAYSGFDKEYIDELNVSWSRDTLRGRGPAGIVIRTGKPYVCRNLLEDPCFEPWRTNASCRGYKASISLPLTSFEGVTFGVLSIYSRTVDLFSDEEMTLLTELAHDFAYGIAVIRLRKERERTYELMRRQAALIDLNPNAIITRKIDGTITFWNRGAETLYGWTRKEAVGNNINLLLKTKLPQSLQSIIEAINLYKHWSGEILHYAKDGRELVMQSYWLAKFNQNGEISELIESNVDVTDRKQMQIKLEEYSAHLEELVHDRTIQLRDAERLTAIGETAGMVGHDLRNPLQTVIGEAFLAKEEVKHLPDSPTRRNLEENIGIIAEQIGYMDKIVSDLQDFVRPIIPDKKSVNLSKLLIASLDQINLPNNVKVQTNISENIPPVMVDSQLLKRVFFNLFTNAVQAMPNGGKLTINAFVKKNDKGKNRVQLEVEDTGEGIPESIKPKIFRPLFTTKSKGQGFGLAVCRRVIEAHGGIILFDSQEGRGTRFIVELPA, from the coding sequence ATGCCTCATGTTAACAACGGGTCAGAAGGCTGGTTGTGTTCCCCTGAGAACAGTTTTCTGAGTCAACTATTTGCAAACATGATGGACGGATTCGCCTACTGCCGAGTAGTTTTTGATTCTGCCGGGAAGGCGGTTAATTATGTTTTCCTTGAAGTTAACTCCGCGTTTGAACGGTTAACTGGCTTAAAACGTGTGGACATTTTGGGAAAAACGGTCACTGACGCTCTTCTCGGCACCGGAAAAGACCCCTGCGAATGGATTAGGGTCGGCGAAAAAGCTACCACTACGGGGAAACCAGCGAAGTTTGAAGCATGTGATACGGCAACTGGCAAGTGGTTTTCGGTTTCCGGTTTTTCCCTAAAAAAAGGATATCTTGTCGCCATTTTCGAGGACATCACTGAACGTCGAAAGCTGGAGACTTCTCTTCGTGAAAGTGAGCGGCGGCTGAAGAGGTCACAGGAAATTGCTCATTTGGGAAGCTGGGAGCTTGACTTAGTTACTCGTAAGCTAACTTGGTCTGATGAGGTGTACCGCATTTTTGGTTTGAAGCCGCAAGCGTTCGAAGCAACATATGACGCGTTTCTTGCGGCGGTATATCCAGACGACCGAAAAAAAGTTGATGCTGCCTATTGTGGTTCGTTAAGTGATGATGGAAACGTCTACGAGGTTCTGCATCGGATTGTGCGCAATGATACCGGGGAAGTTCGTTACGTGCACGAGAAATGCGAGCATATTCGTGACGCCTCTGGCGTAGTTGTTCGGTCGGTTGGCATGGTGCATGACGTTACTGAACAAAAAAAAGCTGAACAGAAGCTTGCTGACAGTTTGAAACGGGAACGTTTCTTGGCTGATTTGGTGCGGAAAACTTCGGTTGCTGTCGGCGTAGCTTATCCTGATGGGCGACTGGGTCTGGTTAATTCTGCGTTTCAGGAGCTTACTGGGTACAGTGCCCAAGAGCTAAAAGATATCCGTTGGACTGATGTTTTGACGCCACCTGAATGGTGGGAGCTGGAAGCGCAAAAGCTTGCTCAACTTCAGCAGACTAAAACGCCTGTGAAGTACGAGAAAGAGTACCTGCGGAAGGATGGGTCTCGAGTGCCAATAGAGTTGGTTGTGCATCCTTTTTTTGATGAAGCTGGTCGTGTGACGCATTATTTTGGCTTCATAACCGACATTACTCAACGTAAAAAAGCTGAAGCAGATTTGCGTGAAAGCGAAGTTAAGTATCGAACAGTTGCCGACTTCAACTATGATTGGGAGTACTGGATTGCACCCGACGGCAAGTTTGTTTATGTCTCCCCCTCATGTGAACGAATAACCGGATATCGAGCCGACGAATTCCTCCAAGACCCCGAACTCTTCACAAAAATTATTTTATCCCAAGATAAAACAAAGCTTGGCGACCACTTTGACCTCTTAGAATCCGGCACCCCACATGAACTTGACTTCCGGATTGTAACCCGTGATGAATGCATTCGGTGGATTTCTCATGATTGTCAGACGGTGTATGATGATAAAGGCAAATGGTTGGGGCGGCGTGCCAGCAATCGAGATATAACTGAGCGCAAACATTCCGAAGAAGCATTGCTTAAGCTGAATCGTCATTTGCGGGCTATAAGCAATAGCACTCAGGCTCTTATGTATGCAAAGACTGAAGAGGCATATGCAAACAAAATCTGCGATATTCTAATCAACGACTGTGGTTATGTACTGGTTTGGGTGGGTTTTGCTGAGAACAATGAAGCAAAAACAGTTCGCCCCATTGCGTACAGTGGTTTTGACAAGGAATACATTGATGAGTTGAATGTTTCTTGGTCCCGAGATACACTGAGGGGACGGGGACCAGCGGGTATAGTTATTCGGACTGGAAAGCCTTACGTGTGTAGAAATCTGCTTGAAGACCCCTGCTTTGAGCCTTGGCGAACTAACGCAAGTTGCAGGGGTTACAAAGCATCAATTTCTCTGCCTTTGACCTCCTTTGAAGGTGTTACTTTTGGGGTTTTATCCATTTACAGTAGAACGGTTGACCTCTTCTCAGATGAAGAAATGACGCTTCTCACCGAATTAGCCCACGACTTTGCTTATGGTATTGCAGTGATCCGTCTTCGCAAAGAAAGAGAAAGAACGTATGAGCTAATGCGAAGACAAGCGGCGCTAATTGACCTTAACCCAAATGCCATAATAACTCGAAAGATAGATGGAACGATAACGTTTTGGAATCGCGGCGCCGAGACGTTGTATGGGTGGACCCGCAAAGAAGCTGTGGGCAATAACATTAACTTGCTTCTTAAAACTAAGTTGCCCCAATCACTACAATCCATAATCGAAGCTATCAATCTGTATAAACATTGGTCGGGTGAAATTCTGCATTACGCCAAGGACGGGAGGGAGCTTGTGATGCAAAGTTACTGGTTGGCTAAGTTCAACCAAAATGGCGAAATCTCCGAGTTAATAGAATCTAACGTTGATGTTACCGACCGTAAACAGATGCAAATTAAGCTTGAAGAATACAGCGCACACTTGGAGGAGCTTGTGCATGACCGTACCATCCAGCTTAGAGACGCAGAACGTTTAACAGCCATCGGCGAAACTGCAGGCATGGTCGGACACGACCTCAGGAATCCGCTTCAAACCGTCATCGGTGAGGCTTTTCTGGCAAAGGAAGAAGTAAAGCACCTGCCTGACAGCCCCACGAGACGCAACCTTGAAGAAAATATTGGAATAATTGCGGAGCAAATTGGTTACATGGATAAAATCGTTTCTGACCTGCAAGACTTTGTACGACCCATCATTCCCGACAAGAAATCGGTGAACCTATCAAAGCTTTTGATAGCGTCCCTTGACCAGATAAATCTGCCAAATAACGTTAAAGTCCAAACTAACATCAGCGAAAACATTCCTCCAGTTATGGTGGATAGCCAATTACTTAAGCGGGTTTTCTTTAACCTGTTCACAAATGCAGTTCAAGCAATGCCTAACGGGGGTAAGCTCACAATAAACGCCTTCGTTAAGAAGAATGATAAAGGGAAGAACCGTGTTCAGTTAGAAGTTGAAGACACAGGCGAAGGAATACCTGAAAGCATTAAACCAAAAATTTTCAGACCGCTGTTTACAACTAAATCCAAAGGGCAAGGTTTCGGCTTAGCGGTCTGTCGGCGTGTCATCGAAGCCCACGGTGGAATCATACTTTTTGATAGCCAAGAAGGGCGTGGGACTCGGTTTATTGTGGAGCTTCCCGCGTAA
- a CDS encoding C/D box methylation guide ribonucleoprotein complex aNOP56 subunit (functions along with aFIB and aL7a; guides 2'-O-methylation of ribose to specific sites in RNAs): MKAILIQFPFGVVAFDEDGKVAASKVYPKKPQAAAKKIAKIEPDTLSEEAQALIEQLQISGYDAFAFENQAVASQAQTKLGVATETASPQNVQSAHSHMQEIAIQTGFAKDAKDLNLWVHNVSVEVAKLQVKGETQKRDLIIAQAIQTLDDLDRTLNLFMGRLREWYGVHYPELDRLVEKHETYARLVLDLGTRENFSLEALEKEDLPKNKTEQINRIAESSMGADLSETDLAQVQALSRNILDMYHLRENMETYLENTMEEVAPNTKTIVGSLLGARLIAIAGGLQNLSRRPASTMQVLGAEKALFRSIKTGARPPKHGLIFQHTLVHDAKKWQRGKIARAIAGKLAIAVRIDAFNGEYVGNKLKKALDKRIEEIRQKYPEPPPLKEQKPRQFQERPREFRDRRDFRAGKSGGGFRDKRGGGRFRGGDRQGGRFKDKNRRDYKGDKQRRPSSRAD, from the coding sequence ATGAAAGCAATCCTTATCCAGTTTCCCTTCGGCGTTGTGGCTTTCGACGAAGACGGCAAAGTAGCCGCAAGCAAGGTGTACCCCAAAAAGCCACAGGCAGCAGCCAAAAAAATCGCAAAAATAGAACCGGACACACTTTCTGAAGAAGCCCAAGCCTTAATTGAACAGCTCCAAATAAGCGGGTATGACGCCTTCGCGTTTGAAAACCAAGCAGTAGCCAGCCAAGCCCAAACCAAACTTGGCGTAGCCACCGAAACTGCATCTCCCCAAAACGTCCAAAGCGCACATAGTCACATGCAGGAAATCGCCATCCAAACCGGCTTTGCCAAAGACGCCAAGGACCTAAACCTTTGGGTCCATAACGTCAGCGTAGAAGTTGCCAAACTCCAAGTGAAAGGAGAAACACAAAAACGTGACCTAATCATCGCCCAGGCAATACAAACCCTTGACGACCTTGACCGCACCTTAAACTTGTTCATGGGCAGACTCCGCGAGTGGTACGGTGTACATTACCCTGAACTGGACCGACTGGTCGAGAAACATGAAACCTACGCACGCTTAGTTCTTGACCTTGGCACACGAGAAAACTTCTCATTAGAAGCCCTTGAAAAAGAGGACCTCCCGAAAAATAAAACTGAACAAATCAACCGCATAGCCGAATCCAGCATGGGCGCAGACCTATCTGAAACCGACCTTGCACAGGTCCAAGCGCTTAGCCGCAACATCCTTGACATGTACCATCTCCGCGAAAACATGGAAACCTACCTGGAGAACACCATGGAGGAAGTTGCGCCTAACACCAAAACCATCGTCGGCTCACTGCTGGGCGCAAGACTCATAGCCATCGCAGGTGGACTACAAAACTTGTCCCGCCGCCCCGCAAGCACCATGCAGGTTTTAGGCGCAGAAAAGGCACTGTTTCGCAGCATAAAAACGGGTGCACGTCCACCTAAACACGGCTTGATTTTCCAGCACACCTTGGTGCACGACGCGAAAAAGTGGCAACGCGGCAAAATCGCACGTGCCATCGCAGGCAAACTCGCCATCGCGGTACGCATTGACGCCTTCAACGGTGAATACGTGGGTAACAAACTCAAAAAAGCCCTTGACAAACGCATCGAAGAAATCCGCCAGAAATACCCTGAACCACCACCATTGAAAGAGCAGAAACCTCGCCAATTCCAAGAACGCCCCCGGGAATTCCGTGACCGCAGAGACTTCCGCGCAGGAAAAAGCGGCGGAGGCTTTAGGGACAAACGGGGCGGCGGCAGATTCCGCGGTGGCGATCGACAGGGCGGCAGATTCAAAGACAAAAACCGCCGCGACTACAAAGGCGACAAGCAACGGAGACCAAGCAGTCGTGCAGATTAA
- a CDS encoding ERCC4 domain-containing protein, which produces MSGTETLIPFTKEKKQGDPEEPTIIVDCREASSAAKIVKGLREKGVTVKSENLEKGDYVLSDQCAVERKTVQDFVYTLTRRYLFEQIFRLKEAYPKSLLLIEGYMPMIYKFSKIQPTAIWGAMFNIAKNGVAMVNTASQKETIDFLYVAARQEQVVEKRSPVVHAFKNYDTVSEAQLYFVASLPNVGREKATAILKSYQTPQNALINVDDWSKTVNGLGPVITNKVKQILTTPYKE; this is translated from the coding sequence ATGTCAGGCACCGAAACGCTCATTCCATTCACGAAAGAAAAAAAACAAGGCGACCCCGAAGAACCCACCATAATCGTGGATTGCCGCGAAGCCAGCAGCGCAGCCAAAATAGTCAAAGGACTGCGCGAAAAAGGCGTCACCGTCAAATCAGAGAACCTTGAAAAAGGCGACTACGTCCTCAGCGACCAGTGTGCAGTGGAACGCAAAACCGTCCAAGACTTCGTCTACACGCTGACCCGCAGGTACCTGTTTGAACAGATTTTCCGCCTCAAAGAAGCCTACCCCAAATCGCTACTGCTCATTGAGGGGTACATGCCCATGATTTACAAGTTCAGCAAAATCCAGCCCACTGCCATTTGGGGCGCCATGTTTAACATCGCCAAAAATGGTGTTGCCATGGTGAATACTGCTAGCCAGAAAGAAACCATTGATTTTCTTTACGTTGCGGCGCGTCAAGAGCAGGTTGTGGAGAAACGCTCACCTGTGGTGCATGCGTTTAAGAATTATGACACGGTTTCAGAGGCGCAACTGTACTTTGTTGCGAGTTTGCCAAATGTGGGCAGGGAAAAAGCTACAGCTATCCTCAAGTCATATCAGACGCCGCAGAACGCGCTCATTAACGTAGATGACTGGAGCAAAACCGTCAACGGATTAGGACCAGTAATAACCAACAAAGTCAAACAAATCCTAACCACCCCATACAAAGAATAA
- the rnhB gene encoding ribonuclease HII: protein MLVAGIDEAGRGCVIGPLVVAGLAVQEKNIATLSELGVKDSKLLHAKKREELVPKILHLVEKHFVMKVSPLEIDRAVESKRRLHKLNRLEAETMARIVTELEPDVVYVDAADVVAERFGQHIMEASTFKTRIVSEHKADQKYTVVSAASIIAKVERDNTVAALRSEFGDFGTGYLGDPKTKFFLIQWLKTNFDYPNCVRQSWKPAKQAKAQRHLKQQTLF, encoded by the coding sequence TTGCTGGTTGCAGGAATCGACGAAGCTGGAAGAGGCTGCGTAATTGGGCCACTAGTTGTCGCAGGATTAGCCGTCCAAGAAAAAAATATTGCCACCTTATCAGAGTTAGGTGTTAAAGACTCAAAACTTCTGCACGCCAAAAAACGCGAGGAACTTGTTCCAAAAATCTTGCACTTAGTTGAAAAACATTTTGTGATGAAGGTTTCTCCGCTGGAAATCGACCGCGCCGTTGAAAGCAAACGCAGGCTTCACAAGTTGAACCGGCTTGAAGCGGAAACAATGGCGCGAATCGTAACGGAACTGGAACCTGACGTTGTTTACGTTGATGCCGCAGATGTTGTAGCGGAACGGTTTGGGCAACACATAATGGAAGCCTCAACCTTCAAAACCCGCATTGTGAGCGAACATAAAGCCGACCAAAAATACACTGTGGTCTCCGCTGCAAGCATCATAGCCAAAGTTGAACGCGACAACACCGTTGCTGCTTTGCGAAGCGAATTTGGGGATTTCGGCACGGGGTACTTGGGTGACCCCAAAACCAAATTTTTCCTCATTCAATGGTTAAAAACAAACTTTGATTACCCTAATTGTGTACGCCAATCTTGGAAACCTGCAAAACAAGCCAAAGCTCAGCGGCACCTTAAACAGCAGACCCTTTTTTAA
- a CDS encoding nuclease-related domain-containing protein, which produces MRKLKSSNNYLRNQTWKNLSATILCIVGFVALVFLAAFEKLVGWSWPVDFFELAALLGSLVPLGGAFFFWGKYRVFKGGLEGEKRVAKTLSSALSNKFYLLSGVAFGRGDVDQIVVGPNGVFVLETKNWSGKIGCSGDDWQRNKGGKFKGSPSMQLKRNVSQVKTVIGNSEFKALNIPVVGILVFANRHADLHLNRPTVAVTKLDKLVRYILQFPERDDFSGNLPRQLGKELLKNARKSST; this is translated from the coding sequence ATGCGCAAGCTCAAGTCATCCAACAATTACCTGCGGAATCAAACTTGGAAAAACCTGTCAGCAACCATTCTATGCATCGTCGGGTTTGTGGCTCTTGTTTTTTTGGCTGCCTTCGAAAAGTTGGTGGGTTGGAGTTGGCCCGTGGATTTTTTTGAGCTTGCGGCTTTGTTGGGCTCCTTGGTTCCTTTGGGTGGAGCCTTTTTTTTCTGGGGCAAATACCGTGTTTTCAAAGGGGGCTTGGAGGGAGAAAAACGTGTAGCTAAAACTTTAAGCTCAGCATTATCCAACAAGTTTTACCTGCTAAGCGGTGTGGCTTTTGGACGTGGCGACGTCGACCAAATTGTGGTTGGACCTAACGGCGTGTTTGTGCTTGAAACCAAAAATTGGAGCGGCAAAATAGGCTGTTCTGGAGATGATTGGCAAAGAAACAAGGGTGGCAAATTCAAAGGTAGCCCAAGCATGCAGCTTAAACGTAACGTTTCCCAAGTTAAAACGGTAATCGGCAATTCAGAATTCAAAGCGTTAAATATTCCTGTTGTGGGAATTCTTGTCTTTGCAAACAGGCACGCTGACCTGCATTTAAACCGTCCAACCGTCGCCGTAACTAAACTGGATAAGTTAGTTCGGTACATACTGCAGTTTCCCGAAAGAGACGACTTTTCAGGTAACCTGCCTCGGCAGCTTGGGAAAGAGCTTCTTAAAAATGCCCGTAAATCAAGCACCTGA
- a CDS encoding mechanosensitive ion channel family protein codes for MSEVVQNGTDISRFLHDTLRLDMLTSDILASVIVFSIVAVIGWVAYYIFSRYFCAWASKTETTLDDKILQSIKYTSIILVVVIGSYNALTSLTFLADYFTTIFQIFIVLSVLLVSYAITRVSNVVADWYSHRQTQRNADLNNHMFFVFKKIIQILVMLSALLVILYALNIDLSGVVVGLGVGGIAVALAVQNTLSDVMSAFSIYFDKPFEIGDFIVVGEHAGTVTAIGMKSTRVKLLQGEELVLSNQTLTSAQIRNFKKLQKRRVVFKFGVVYSTPLVKLKKIPDIVRGIINNIEFADLDRVHFCEFGDFALKFEVVYYVVVGDYNKYMDTQQAIYFAIKDAFEKEGIEMAFPTQTLFLNK; via the coding sequence GTGTCGGAAGTAGTGCAGAATGGAACAGACATATCCCGTTTCCTACATGACACTCTGCGTTTGGATATGTTGACCAGCGACATTCTTGCTTCCGTTATCGTGTTCTCTATCGTTGCCGTTATTGGCTGGGTGGCTTACTACATTTTCAGCCGATATTTCTGTGCGTGGGCAAGCAAAACAGAAACCACCCTCGATGACAAAATTCTACAAAGCATAAAATACACCTCAATTATTTTAGTTGTTGTTATCGGCAGCTACAACGCACTTACCTCCTTAACCTTTCTGGCAGACTATTTCACAACAATATTCCAAATCTTCATCGTCTTATCCGTTCTTCTTGTTTCATACGCCATCACCCGCGTATCCAACGTCGTTGCAGACTGGTACTCACATAGGCAGACCCAGCGGAACGCGGACTTAAACAACCACATGTTTTTCGTGTTCAAAAAAATCATCCAAATACTGGTTATGCTGAGTGCGTTACTTGTAATCCTGTATGCGTTAAACATCGACTTGTCTGGTGTTGTTGTCGGTTTAGGTGTGGGAGGCATCGCCGTCGCTTTGGCAGTACAAAACACGTTAAGCGACGTGATGAGTGCTTTCTCCATATATTTTGACAAACCGTTTGAAATCGGCGACTTTATCGTGGTGGGTGAGCATGCAGGTACGGTAACTGCAATAGGCATGAAATCCACAAGGGTCAAGCTGCTTCAAGGTGAAGAACTTGTTCTGTCCAACCAAACGTTAACTTCTGCACAGATACGAAACTTCAAGAAACTGCAAAAGCGGCGCGTCGTCTTCAAATTCGGCGTCGTGTACAGTACGCCTCTGGTCAAACTCAAAAAGATTCCCGATATTGTACGCGGAATAATCAACAACATTGAGTTTGCGGACTTGGATCGAGTGCACTTCTGTGAGTTTGGTGACTTCGCCCTGAAATTTGAAGTAGTCTACTACGTTGTTGTAGGTGACTACAACAAGTACATGGATACGCAGCAGGCAATTTACTTTGCCATTAAGGACGCTTTCGAGAAGGAAGGCATAGAGATGGCGTTCCCAACTCAAACCCTCTTCCTCAACAAATAG
- a CDS encoding TIGR00266 family protein: MKYEIKYKPSYALLVVNLDQGETITAESGSMTYMDPSIEAHTRKREKSFWGSLGLSFIGGQSFWVNDYTATRPNAEAGFVAAPVGDIEKIEVKPGQGYIIQKSSYIASTQGIDLDIKWEGFSKGLFGQGLFMIKATGEGQLFINTFGAIDTHTLQAGQTLIVDNFHLVAFSDSCSYKVTKFGGLKETLLGGEGLVTQITGPGDVHIQTKNMKEFVDWLWTLIEPRVQSKAR, translated from the coding sequence TTGAAGTACGAAATTAAATACAAGCCATCATACGCCCTGCTTGTCGTGAACTTGGATCAAGGCGAAACCATAACCGCTGAATCTGGCTCCATGACCTACATGGACCCTAGCATTGAGGCACACACTCGTAAACGTGAAAAAAGCTTCTGGGGCAGCCTCGGATTAAGCTTCATTGGCGGACAAAGCTTCTGGGTCAATGACTACACAGCAACCAGACCTAACGCCGAAGCAGGCTTTGTCGCCGCGCCCGTGGGGGACATCGAAAAAATCGAAGTTAAACCTGGACAAGGTTACATCATCCAAAAATCCTCCTACATCGCCAGCACTCAGGGCATCGACTTAGACATCAAATGGGAAGGCTTCAGCAAGGGCTTGTTCGGACAGGGCTTGTTTATGATTAAAGCCACAGGTGAAGGCCAGCTTTTCATTAACACGTTTGGCGCCATCGATACTCACACTCTGCAAGCGGGGCAGACGCTTATTGTGGACAACTTCCACCTGGTTGCGTTCAGTGACAGTTGCAGCTACAAAGTCACCAAATTCGGCGGACTAAAAGAGACTCTGCTTGGCGGCGAGGGCTTGGTCACCCAGATTACGGGACCTGGAGACGTACACATCCAAACAAAGAACATGAAGGAATTTGTGGACTGGCTCTGGACGCTGATAGAACCCCGCGTGCAAAGCAAAGCCCGCTAA